In the genome of Pseudanabaena mucicola str. Chao 1806, the window AGCAATATTTACGGTAGGAACATTGTCTGTATTGATGAAATTGATGTTAGTGGCTGACAGAGAGCGAATGGCTTGCAGAGCTTCAAGCGCAGATTCATAGCGCTGGTTAAAATGATAAGCCACCATTTTCTGCAATACTGCGGCAAATTCTGGGCTGACCTGTGCGCGATCGCGCCATAAGACCTCACCAGTATGAGGATCTTCCTGTAAGCTATCTGGTGCAATACCCGTCAAGGCTTGAATACCAATCATGCCCACAGCGTAGACATCACTACTCAAACGAGGTTTACCCCTTGCTTGTTCACTGGGCATGTAGCCTGGGGAACCGATACTAACCGTAACACTAGTATTGCCTTGCGAATCGGTTCCTAAAGCACCTACATCCTTTACAGCACCAAAATCAATGAGGACAATTTTGCCATCTTGACGACGACGCATGAGGTTAGCCAGTTTGATATCACGATGGATGACATTATGTTGATGCACAAAGGCAAGTACCTCAAGAATATCTAAAAGTAAAGTAATAGTGTCACTTTCCGATAGTTTGTGCCCGACAGGAATTTCTTGGGGTAAGCTATAGCCATCCACAAATTCTTGAACTAAAAAGAACTCTCCATTTTCTTCAAAGTGTGCAAATAATGTAGGAATTTGGGAATGGGAATTACCTAATTTGTAGAGGTAGTCAGCTTCGCGTTCAAAGAGACTTTTGGCAATTGGCAATACTTGTGAACTAGTATCTTTGGGCTTAAGTTGTTTTACCACACACTTAGGATGCCTTGGCAAGTCAATATCTTCGGCTAGGTAAGTATCCCCGAAGCCACCACTTCCTAACACTTGTAGAATTCTGTAGCGATTCCTTAATGTTGTACCTATTAGCATAATAGTTATCTACCAAGCTCCAGAGAATTTCTATGATTTTAAGCTTAACAAACAGAGATATGATTGGGCTACAGTGCTTAATTAATCATATTAGGACTGTTCAAGAAGCAAAATTTTTGTGGTGCGGCGCAGCTATGCTACAAAAATTTAGTAACTATACTAAAGTTTCTGGCTAATTATCACAGAACCAAGACTGAATGCAAAATCAAAGAGCTATCGTATTAGGAGTATCTGGGGCATCAGGCATGATCTATGCTGTGCGATCGCTCAAATTTTTACTGACTAATGATTACAATGTTGATCTGGTTGCATCTAAGGCGGCGATGATGGTATGGCAATCAGAGAATAAGATAGCCATACCGAGTAACTTGCGATCGCAGGAACAATTTTGGCGCGATCAAGCTGAGAGCCAATCAGGAAAACTTATTTGTCATCAATGGGCAGATGTGGGGGCAACCATTGCCAGTGGCTCATTTCGGACATTGGGAATGTTAATTATTCCTTGTAGTATGGCAACAGTAGCCAAAATTGCCCATGGTTTGAGTTCTGATTTATTAGAACGCGCTGCTGACGTGCATTTAAAGGAGGGTCGCCGCCTTGTGCTCGTACCCCGTGAAACTCCTTTCAGCTTAATTCATTTACGAAATCTCACCACATTAGCAGAGGCAGGCGCAAGGATTGTCCCTGCAATTCCTGCGTGGTATCACAATCCGCAAACCATTGAGGACTTAGTAGACTTTGTAATTGCGAGAGCACTTGATCAATTAGATATTGATTCCGATTTAATCCAACGTTGGCAGGGTAAACAGTCACCATAATATTAGTGTGCAGTGCGAAGCTCTGCACACTAAATATAAGCTGCAAATATTATTGAAAGAGTGTAATAACCATGACGCGATCGCCATTTGCTTCTAAATCTCAAACCAATAACTCTAAAAAAAATGCAGGAACCTTGCCAATCATGCCACTGCTCATCTTAGGCATAGGAATTACTCTCATCGCCGCAGTGATCATCCAAAATTTACAGCCTGTAGTGCAGATTTTCTTTTTAGGACAAAAGACGATCCCCATTCCTCTAAGTATGGCAATGTTGATTGCTTTTATGTCTGGAGGCTTCATTGCTTTTGTCTGTAATGCGATCGCCTCTTGGCAACAAAATATGACGATCCGTCGCGCAATTGTCGCCGCAGGTTATGACAAAGAGACTCAAAAAGAGCAGGTCAAATCAACTAATTCTGCCAATAATTATCCTCAAGATAAGGCTCAATCGCAGGATAATCAAGACTTAGAAGATGATGAGTTTTACGATGAAGATGAAGATGATGAGCTAGAGGAAGATGAGGATCTTTATGAAGAAGAGGAAGACGAAGATCCTGATACTGTCCCCTATGGCGATCGCAAAAATTTAAAACCCGCCAAACTTAATCGCGAAAAGCGTGATCGTCCTCCACTTGAAGCTAAATATATTCGCTAGATTAAGTATTACTAATCATGCGTCAATTCCAATCAGCACTTATGCGAAAATAAAATTCACAAGAAAATAATGTAAATTAAAGTCCTAAATTTATTTTTGCTTCGCACCCTATATGCGCGAAGCAGAAATTAGGGTTTGATTTATAAATATGCTGAGCTAGTTAATAGTAATTAACGTGAGTTCGGGTTAAGCTGGCAAATTTTAAAAGCCCAAAAGTAAAAGTCTTGCCTAGCAAGACTTTTACTTTTGGGCTTTGAGAGAGAGTTTGCTACGCAAACCCTCTCTCAAAGCCTGTTTCAAATTATCCCGAACTCACGTTAATTAATATGCACCATTACCAAATAAAACGAGTCTGACGGTTTCAATGAGAATTTCGAGATCGAAGTTGAGTGACCAGCGATCTATATAGAAGAGATCTAACTTAGCGACATCATCAATTGTATCTAGGTCTGATCGCCCCGAAATTTGCCATAATCCCGTAATCCCCGGCATGACTAAATGGCGCGTATGATGCCAACTGGAAAATTTTGCGACATCCCGTATCGGCAAAGGTCGAGGTCCCACAAGGCTCATTTGTCCTACTAAAACATTAAATAATTGTGGAAGCTCATCAAGACTGGTACAGCGCAAAAAATGTCCAATGGGAATAATACGGGGATCGCGTTCAATCTTGAACATGACTCCATCAGAACTTTTATTGAGATGTTCTAATTCCGCTTGGCGACGATCTGCATCCATGAACATACTCCGAAATTTCCACATTCGGAATACATTTCCCTGTAAACCAATGCGATCTTGGGTATAAAACACACTGCCCTTTGAGCTAGCCTTAATCGCGATCGCGATCGCGACAAATACAGGGGACAGGAAAATTATGCCAATCAAAGCTGATACAAAATCTAGACACCGCTTAAAGATATATTCCCAATTAGCTAGTAATGATGGCTCAATCCGAATCATTGGCATGGAGGCAAAAATTTCAGGATTACCACGTCGATGCAGCAACATCAAACTTGATGGCACAAGCCTAAGTCCAATTCCTGCATTACGAAGTTGCCAATACAACTGTGAAGCTAGTTGAGTTTCAGGCAGCCCCTCGGCAATGACCTCCTTTGCACCCGAATTCATAATTGCCTGAATGGAGTGAGAAGAATTGGCTAGTGAAGAAACTAGTACACCGACGACTCTATAGCCCGTCCGTTTTTCGACAATATTTGCCAAATAGGAAAGGCGATCACTAGGGGCAATAATAAAAACGGGTGTATGGGTTCTAGCGATCGGAAATTGGTCAAATATCAAAGTTAAAACTAACCGTAAACCAATCACCATAATGATACTGCCTAACCACGCGGGCAAGAATAGTGATCGCGGAGCATCCACTTTCGGATCATAAAAATAACAAACTACCAACGATAATAAGTAAACGCTACTAATAAATTTCGCCTGTCTGACGTAATTACGCCATTGGGACTCACTTTTATAAAAATTGTGATAAGCAAAACCTGTGACAATTACAGCCGCAAAAGCCCAAAACAAACCCGTTAACCCTGCAAATTCTCCCCAACTTAGTTCAGGCGGTAAAGTTGAGAAAGCTTGATTAAACCCCAGTGAAGCTTTCCAAGCGATCGCTAACCCAAAAATATCACTCAAGATCAGCATGAGGGTTCGTAGCCAGTTCATTTCCACCATCTGCCATTGTTGAAAATGATGCCCTGCCCGAAGGTCACGCTTACAAAAGCGTTTTTCAGTTGGTTTGCGATCTCTACTCACTCTCATATTCCTCTTGTCTTCTTACCCTAATTTTGCGTCACGACAATACAGCTAGTTAATCCCTGCTTAATTATCTTGCCCAAATTCATTAGGACTTAAACAGTCAAGAGGACTCTGTAATTTAATAAAACGTGAGTTCGGGATAATTTGAAACAGTCTTTGAGAGAGGGTTTGCTACGCAAACCCTCTCTCAAAGACCAAAAGTAAAAGCCTTGCTAAGAAAGACTTTTACTTTTGGGCTTTTAAAATTTGCCAGCTAAACCCGAACTGACGTTAATAAAGAACCAGATTTTTAATAGCGAAGCGAAGATGTGTCATTAAAAGTCGTTAATCTAAAAGCTAAAGGCTAATAGCCAAGAGCTTTTAACCAAATCCAACGAGTTATGTGTAAGGTTTATGCTAGTATCACTAAGGCAAAAATATGGCTTTGGAGTTGTGTTTCACTAAATGAGTACCGAAGTTGCGGAAGATTTATTCACTCAAGGTTTAGAGCGATACAAAGAAGGTGAGTCTGCGGCGACCTTAATTCCTGTGTTTGAAAAAGTGTGTGATCGCCAGCCCAAAGTTGCAAGTGGTTGGATTTGTTTGTCTTGGTTATATTTACTAGACAATAACGCCAAGCTTGCTGTCAAAGCCGCCCAAAAAGCAGTCAAACTTGCCCCCGAAGATCCTCAAGGACGGATTAACCTTGCGATCGCTATGCTGGAATTGTCCCAAAAAGGAGTGCGCGAGCAAATCGAGGCAGCCCAAAATTGGCTCATGATCCTCAAAGATATCAAGCCAGAAATTGTTGAGAATTTTGAAGAAGGGCTTCGTCGTCGTCCAGATTGGAAAGCACTTGAAAAGGTTAGAGATTGGGTACTAAGCTAAGTCACAGACAGTAAATTTTCTCTTTCTTTAATATTTATTAAACCCGATTGATTGGGTTTTGTGTATAACTTTACCTAAACTCGCAAAACTTTATAAATAACCGTATTTTGTCATAAAAACTTAACATAGGTTTTTTGTCAAGAGTGTTAGGCTACCTAGAATATAACAAACCATTAAAGTTGTTAAATTCTTTAGCCGATAGTTATAAATCTTTGTATTGAAAAGGAAGTTAGTCTCATGATTTTAGAAAATGTTAGAGTCAAGCCTGACACCCGCAACCACAAGGGCTTTTTTGTTTTAGAGGCTTCTTACAAGCTGATTAACATTGATGGCAATGGTTGGGCGTTGATTTGTTTGGATGACTATGCCTGCCATTACGTTGACCCTGACGATCTTAAGTTACCTAGAGGATGGAAAACTACAACTACGAAAGAGGTAGTAGGCGCTTAATTGTAGCTTTCTGTTTTCTTTTATGTTTGATTTTGAAAAAAAACTAGTTTTGACAAATAATTCAATAAATAAAAAAGAGCGTAACTTGATACACTCTTTTTTATTTTTTTATATCGCTTTTTAATCAAAAAACTAAATCCAAATAGCGGCGCAAAGCACTGCTGCTTGGATTTAGTTTTCATATGGCATTCCTAAAATGAGATGTGAGTTGCTTCGACTTCGCTCTGCCATCTATAAACCGATGGCTGAGCGAAATCAAAGCCAATGATTTCTAAAACTAATTTAGGAATGCCATATGAAAGCAAAAATTTATCTACAAAAATTCCAGAGGTAATATGTCACCTCTGGAAGATGGAATAAAAAACTTAAACAGGTATTATGTATTAAAGAAGTAGCACGAGTTAGTAGTGATACTTCTTTATATTTCTGACGACTTAATCAAAATTTATCGAGATACAGCAAGTGCAACTTCTCTTTCTTCAGGCGGTTTTAGACTAGGGAACAAGAAGTGATTTTCTTCAACATACTGTGCTCCAAATAGTCCTTTTTCTGCCCAGAAGTATCGATCTGTTGTATGTTCGTTGCGTCTTACAAGCAACAGTGCTGGAGGAAGAATGCCATGTGTATGGATGTACTTACGTGCAGCCGTCACAGGCTTATCTTCGCCGCTATCGATACTAAATTGAGGAATATGTTCTAGGATTTTGCGCCCTTCTTGGCGACGTCTACTTTTGCGCTTACGTCTCCTTGCCAAATCGATACCTCCTAATTTAGACCCTGAAATGCGATCGGGATTACAAAACATTGTTATTATAGCTAGGGAAAATAAAAAATTTCAACTTTTCTTTACAAATTTTTGTTGGATTGTCCCAAATTTGCCTAATTAGATACATTTTAGAATTGACAAAAAGCTTACAAAATAACGTATATGCTCTCTTTTTCACTGAAATCTTATTCAAACACAGATAAAAAGCTCAGAGTGTACACACAACTTAACGTATTAAGCATACTTTTTTAAGTTTTATTTTGTATTTAATTACAATCTGCTTCTTAACGACGGATAGGCAATCCCAAAACTTGATTCTTAATTAGGTTGTCAAATGTAAATAATTCCAATAGAAACTTTAGTTTCGACTTCTCTCAGCGATCAATGCAAGGATTACTTAGCGAAGTGCATCTTCAAGTTATTTAAAACATCTATAACTATGCTCACAGTTAGTAATTACCAATTATCTAAATTTTGAACTTACTTCGCATCAAAGTAATTTAAAGCTTCAGCAAAATCTCGTACTCCTCGAAACTGTCGATAGACTGACGCAAAACGTACATAGGCAACTTCGTTAATATCTTGCAAATATTGCAAAACCATCTCGCCAATTTCGACGCTAGAAACTTGATGCCGATCGCGTGTTTGGAGTTGTGCCTCGATTTCATCGATGATCGATTCAAGGGTGGTCTGTGATACCCCAGTTTTTTCACAGGCGCGGATCATGCCTCGCAATAATTTGGAGCGATCAAAGGACTCACTCACTCCATCGCGCTTTAACACGGTAATGGGTACAAACTCGATGCGCTCGTAGGTAGTAAAGCGACGCTGACAACTGAGACATTCACGTCTACGTCGAATACTACTGCCCGCCTCTGCCGAACGAGATTCTAAAACACGGCTATCGGTGTGCTGACAAAACGGGCAGAGCATAACATCTCTCAAAATAATGAATTATTGAATGATGTTACGTGGAAGTTTCTAAGACACTCACCACTAGTCCCTCTCCCTTAATGGGAGAGGGGGTTGGGGGGTGAGGGTGATACTTGTTCCACGTAACATCAGTTATTGATAGACTAGGCTTTGTTTTGAACTGTCCCAGCTATCTATTAACTTTAAATTATAGTGAGTCATTCCAAAATATTATTTGTTGAAAGTATTGCTTTACAACACTTTCAACAAATAAAAGACAAGGATCTTAAGCTTCTCGTCTAACCTGCGTAGGGATGTAAGACGACGGCTTTGAGAATGCGATCGCCTTTCCACAGTGGCAAAGACAGCCATAATTTCCCATCGTCGATCCATTTTTGCCGCAAGAGCGCACTACTTAGATTGGGATTATTAGATTTCAAACAGATAATATTTAGAGTTGGTTCACAAACTAGTTTTAATTCGGGTGATGCTTCTACCCTTTGTCGCAAATTATCAGCGAGAGTTAGTGATCGCTCAACGAGATAGCGACAACCTGAAATTCCCATTGCTCTGAGCGCTATCCATAGCTTGAGACTATCGGTGCGGCGAGTTCCTTGTAAATTTAGGTTCCCAAAATTGAGAGTGTGATCGTCCATATAAGGAAGTTCTCCATCAAAACCATCGATGAGATGCTGCTTATCCTTGACGATAAGCATGGCACAGGTTCGCGCTACCCATAGCCATTTTTGGGGATTAAAGGTGATCGAGTCCGCCAGTTCACAGCCTTGAAATAGTGGTTGCAATTTTGGCGAAAAAATTCCTGCACCACCGTAGGCAGCATCGATGTGAAACCAGCAATCGTAGCGTTTTGCAATTTCACCAACAGATTGAATTGGATCGACTGCACCCGTGATCGTCGTTCCAGCGATCGCGGCAACAAAAAAAGGTTGTTTCCCTTGGCTAATTGCTTTTTGGATTTCTAGTTCTAATTCTTCGAGAATGATTTCACCACGATCATTGGTGAGAACTCGGACTAAGTTCTCTTTGCCAACACCGATGACATTCATCGCTTTCCCAAAGGAAGTATGGGCAGCATCGGATACAAATGCAACTAAATTATTCACATCACCTAAGGTCTTACTATGAGGCTGTTTCCAGTTTCGCGCTAATAATAGTCCCGAAATATTGGCAAGACTTCCCCCTGCGGTCAATGTGCCGAAGCAATTAGTTCCCATTCCAAAGAGATTCCCAAACCATTGCATCAGTTGTGCTTCCATTTCCGTAAATACAGGAGCGAGTTCATAACTGAGCATATTGTTATTAATAGCCGAGATCAGTGCATCTGCCCAGATCGTAATTGCGGTAGGTACACTGTCCATATGTCCCATGTAGCGAGGATTTTGGAAATTGACAGTACGCGGTAAAATCTGTGATCGCACTTCCGCTAGTAAGTCGTCAAATTTAGTTCCGTGTTCGGGAATATTAATCTTCAATGAAGATTCATCCTGAACGAATGCTTGATTTTGCGTATCTAGAACCGAATCAACAATGAGATCGACAAAGGCATAGCCCAACTTGCGGATGTCTTCAAGATTAGAGCGATCGGGATTGAGAAAGTGGGAATCAAGAAAATTTTGCGGTAAAAAATCGGGAGGGAAATCGGGCATTGTCGCAGTTAATGATTTATAGTCACTAGGAAAAGATACGAAGTATCTTTTCCTAGATTAATTATTGACATAGGGAATACGCGGAATCGAAGCGATTAAAGACTTGGTATATTCATTTTGGGGATTAGTTAACACACCCTTAGTACTGCCCTGCTCTACAATCTTACCTCTACGCATCACCGCAATACGATCGCAGAAAAATTGAGCAACGGCGAGATCGTGGGTAATAAAGATATAAGTGAGCTTAAATTCCTGTTTGAGATCGCGCATCAGTTGCAAAACTTGGCTCTGGATCGACGCATCAAGCATACTGACTGGCTCATCGCAAATAATAAATTTGGGATTGGTAATCAAGGCACGGGCGATCGCCACCCGTTGCAGTTGACCACCTGATAAGTCCGATGGATAGCGATCAGCAAGCTGAGAATTAAGTCCAACTTTTTCGAGAATTGCATAGACTTTATCCTTAGCTGCTTCGATGGTGGGGACAAGGTTATGGATTAGTAAAGGATCGGCGACGCTATTTAGAACAGTCATATATGAACTAAAGCAAGCACGAGGATCTTGGAAGATCATTTGCATTTGCGATCGCATTTGGCGCAATTGTTCACCCTTGAGTCTGGTTAGCTCTACTCCATTAAATCGCACTGAACTGCCGCGATCAGGTTTGATTAATTGCAAAATTGCCCGACCTGTTGTACTTTTGCCAGAGCCACTTTCACCAATAATGCCAAAGGTTTCGCCTGAAATAACTTCTAAATCAATACCATCGACGGCTTTGACTAAACCACTGGAAGGATCAACAAATCGTGTTAGCAGATTCCCACCTGTGACATAATGCTTTTGCAAACGATTGACATGGAGAATTACTCTGGAGGAAGGTTTTAGAGTGGTTACTGACTTCTCAATTATCACAAATTCTGGACTATTCCCTTTCGTTTCTCGATCACTTGCTGCAACCCCTGCATCAGAAGTTATAGAAACATTTTCGATAACATTTTGATTAGCCTCTTCTTGATTAACCTCTTCGCTAACTTTTTGATCTTGAAATTCCGATTTATCTTTACTGGTAGTTAAGGCTTCGGGATTGAAATGGAGAACGGAAGCTAGCAAACTTTTGGTATATGGATGTTGGGGATCACGGAAAATCTGCTCCACATAGCCTGTTTCGACAATATTTCCATTATACATTACGGCAATGCGATCACAATATTCGGCAACCATTCCGAGGTCATGGGTAACTAGCAGTAAGCCCATCGATCGCGTTTTGCGAAGTACAGTTATCTCCTTGAGAATATCGGTAGCAACAGTGACATCGAGACTCGTAGTTGGCTCATCGGCAATTAATAAAACGGGATTTAGCAATAGCGATAAAGCGATCGCCACTCGTTGCCGCATTCCGCCGCTAAATTCATGGGGATATTGCTTAGCGCGAGTTGGATCGATGCGAACCGATCTCAGGACATCATGGATGCGTTGTTTTGCGGACTGAGATGGTAGTTTCGGATAGTGAGAAGATATCACTTCCAATCCGTGATCTTCAATGCTCATCAAGGGATCAAGCCGCGTCATCGGATCTTGAAAAATCAAGCCAATCTTCTCGCCGCGCCATGTTCCATCTTTTTTCTCAGCAATTTCTTCGCCATCGACGCAGATTTTCCCTTCAACATTGGCATATTTGGGTAATAGCTTGATTAGCGCTCGCCCGATGGTAGATTTACCACAGCCGCTTTCACCAATTAATCCGAGCGCTTCACCTGCTTGTAAATGAAAAGTCACGTGATCGACCGCAGGCATTGTTTCGCCATAACGAACAGTCAAGTTGTCAACTTCAAGCAGCATGATTTTTCGAGTTTTTTTAAGTATTAATTTATATGCATCTCAAGCTAAAATATCATGCTATTGCTACTTACTTCCCTATACTTGGTCTTGAAATCACTTTAACTTAGCCAAAAATCCAGTAAGATATTAATTCTTTCTTAAATTATTAGGATAGTGATCGATTAAATTACCAGAAATCAATAAGTAAATCGTATCCGTAGACTAGCTTTATACAAACTTAGATCGCGATCGCGGTTATCATCAGTGATAATTTCTGGAAAGGAGTAAGCTTTCGATGTCCGCAGTCAATCAGCAAGAAGTTTTAGCAAGCTTTAAGGTATTGGTAAGCATGGCAAAAGCCGACGGCAAAATGCTCGAAGAAGAGTTCGCCAGTCTCGCCGACACTTTTGAAGAAATTCATCTGCCTGATGGAGTTACCGTTGATCGCCTATTGAACGAAGAAGACGAACCTATCGACATATTACTTTCGCAAATCACCAGCGACATCGCCCAAGAAATGGTCTATCAGTCTGCCTACGCGATGGCAAATATCGATGGTGAATGTAGTTCTGAAGAAAAAGAACTTTTAGACAAAATTGGTACAACCTTTACAAGTTCTAAACTATGGGGGAAACAAGAGTGGCTAGAAACTTTAGAACGTCGTTCTTTACGGTCATCAATCTCAGAACAAGTGCGCCAAATTGATGATCCCGACAAACGGGCGAGTGAGGTGGAAAGTGCCATTACTGATACCTGCTTCCTCAATGCTGTGCTAGGCGCATTCCCGTTACCAGGGATCGCGATTGCCTTCGATATGTTGATCTATTGGAACCAACTCGACCTCGCTCAAACTATCGGACAAAGTTGGGGCTATGATCGCGACAATGAAAACCTGCGTAAAGCACTCTTTGGCAGTTTGGGGATCACAGGAACCCGCATCGCTGTCAGCAATCTCGCTAAGCTTGTTCCCGTCTTTGGTATGGTCGTTGGTGCTACTACTGCATATGCCAGTACATGGGCTCTTGGTAAAGTAGCTAACGAATATTTTGCTTCTGGTGGTGAGATGGATGTCTTTAGCCTCCGCCAAGCCTTCAAGAAAGCGAAAAAAGAGGGTGAAGCAATTTACAAAACTAAAGCCGAAGAGATTGCTGAGAAGAAACAAGCAATTGAGCCTCAAGTCCAATTGCTGAATGAGGAACTAAAGGCAGGTAGCATTACTCCTGACGAATATCAAGCAAAATTGAAGGAACTTCTTTGATTAGAGAGAGGGACACATTGTGTCCCTCTCTTTAAAGATGAGAAGGAAGAGCAGATAGCAGAGAAATCTATACGATTGCCTCGAAGATGAGTGCAAAAATGGGTTCCGTGATTGCCACATTTTTAATTTGTGTAGTCATAAAAGGAGGCAGCAAGACAAACTGCGCTAAGGGTGAGAACTTCTTTAGTCATTGACAGTTACTGCCAATTGAAGACAGCGATCGATTTAATCACAAGGGTTAAAGATCTTGCTCAAATACAGCCATAGCACAATGGGTGATTGCAGATGCAGATAAACCGCAATCCCTAATTAAATACTTCCATGATTAATAAGTAGCTAGACATAAGTAAACTAGAAACCGAGAGTTTTGTTCCGCCCGCGTAGCGGGCGGAACAAAACTCTCGGTTTGGGTTTTAATTAAGTTGAGCTACTTACCACTCACAAAAAAAACAGTTTCTAACTCTGCCTCTG includes:
- a CDS encoding sugar transferase: MRVSRDRKPTEKRFCKRDLRAGHHFQQWQMVEMNWLRTLMLILSDIFGLAIAWKASLGFNQAFSTLPPELSWGEFAGLTGLFWAFAAVIVTGFAYHNFYKSESQWRNYVRQAKFISSVYLLSLVVCYFYDPKVDAPRSLFLPAWLGSIIMVIGLRLVLTLIFDQFPIARTHTPVFIIAPSDRLSYLANIVEKRTGYRVVGVLVSSLANSSHSIQAIMNSGAKEVIAEGLPETQLASQLYWQLRNAGIGLRLVPSSLMLLHRRGNPEIFASMPMIRIEPSLLANWEYIFKRCLDFVSALIGIIFLSPVFVAIAIAIKASSKGSVFYTQDRIGLQGNVFRMWKFRSMFMDADRRQAELEHLNKSSDGVMFKIERDPRIIPIGHFLRCTSLDELPQLFNVLVGQMSLVGPRPLPIRDVAKFSSWHHTRHLVMPGITGLWQISGRSDLDTIDDVAKLDLFYIDRWSLNFDLEILIETVRLVLFGNGAY
- a CDS encoding tetratricopeptide repeat protein, with amino-acid sequence MSTEVAEDLFTQGLERYKEGESAATLIPVFEKVCDRQPKVASGWICLSWLYLLDNNAKLAVKAAQKAVKLAPEDPQGRINLAIAMLELSQKGVREQIEAAQNWLMILKDIKPEIVENFEEGLRRRPDWKALEKVRDWVLS
- a CDS encoding flavin prenyltransferase UbiX, whose protein sequence is MQNQRAIVLGVSGASGMIYAVRSLKFLLTNDYNVDLVASKAAMMVWQSENKIAIPSNLRSQEQFWRDQAESQSGKLICHQWADVGATIASGSFRTLGMLIIPCSMATVAKIAHGLSSDLLERAADVHLKEGRRLVLVPRETPFSLIHLRNLTTLAEAGARIVPAIPAWYHNPQTIEDLVDFVIARALDQLDIDSDLIQRWQGKQSP
- a CDS encoding DUF3155 domain-containing protein gives rise to the protein MARRRKRKSRRRQEGRKILEHIPQFSIDSGEDKPVTAARKYIHTHGILPPALLLVRRNEHTTDRYFWAEKGLFGAQYVEENHFLFPSLKPPEEREVALAVSR
- a CDS encoding protein kinase domain-containing protein, producing the protein MLIGTTLRNRYRILQVLGSGGFGDTYLAEDIDLPRHPKCVVKQLKPKDTSSQVLPIAKSLFEREADYLYKLGNSHSQIPTLFAHFEENGEFFLVQEFVDGYSLPQEIPVGHKLSESDTITLLLDILEVLAFVHQHNVIHRDIKLANLMRRRQDGKIVLIDFGAVKDVGALGTDSQGNTSVTVSIGSPGYMPSEQARGKPRLSSDVYAVGMIGIQALTGIAPDSLQEDPHTGEVLWRDRAQVSPEFAAVLQKMVAYHFNQRYESALEALQAIRSLSATNINFINTDNVPTVNIAPTEAITHPQYPSSGGSVPPTIAPNFAQGSTTTPSPAITTPQTPRTESHPTISAPSQPSNSTNFILWFALVGLTSVFAAIATAMLLPKITNRPADNNSKPEASTTISASISPTASPANTPSESPKSSPSPESPRPTVTQSAISKPETPTPIPTQTVVPTTPPDTTSTVSYGAIARSPSTQDKGYSWNYSNQKAAETRALSECESVSNATDCQVLVWARNACMSIAEGSNGAAGSAWSVKSSTEAENVAKKVCRDYQGINCQVTRTICLPVRQ
- a CDS encoding ABC transporter ATP-binding protein, which codes for MLLEVDNLTVRYGETMPAVDHVTFHLQAGEALGLIGESGCGKSTIGRALIKLLPKYANVEGKICVDGEEIAEKKDGTWRGEKIGLIFQDPMTRLDPLMSIEDHGLEVISSHYPKLPSQSAKQRIHDVLRSVRIDPTRAKQYPHEFSGGMRQRVAIALSLLLNPVLLIADEPTTSLDVTVATDILKEITVLRKTRSMGLLLVTHDLGMVAEYCDRIAVMYNGNIVETGYVEQIFRDPQHPYTKSLLASVLHFNPEALTTSKDKSEFQDQKVSEEVNQEEANQNVIENVSITSDAGVAASDRETKGNSPEFVIIEKSVTTLKPSSRVILHVNRLQKHYVTGGNLLTRFVDPSSGLVKAVDGIDLEVISGETFGIIGESGSGKSTTGRAILQLIKPDRGSSVRFNGVELTRLKGEQLRQMRSQMQMIFQDPRACFSSYMTVLNSVADPLLIHNLVPTIEAAKDKVYAILEKVGLNSQLADRYPSDLSGGQLQRVAIARALITNPKFIICDEPVSMLDASIQSQVLQLMRDLKQEFKLTYIFITHDLAVAQFFCDRIAVMRRGKIVEQGSTKGVLTNPQNEYTKSLIASIPRIPYVNN
- a CDS encoding pyridoxal phosphate-dependent decarboxylase family protein — its product is MPDFPPDFLPQNFLDSHFLNPDRSNLEDIRKLGYAFVDLIVDSVLDTQNQAFVQDESSLKINIPEHGTKFDDLLAEVRSQILPRTVNFQNPRYMGHMDSVPTAITIWADALISAINNNMLSYELAPVFTEMEAQLMQWFGNLFGMGTNCFGTLTAGGSLANISGLLLARNWKQPHSKTLGDVNNLVAFVSDAAHTSFGKAMNVIGVGKENLVRVLTNDRGEIILEELELEIQKAISQGKQPFFVAAIAGTTITGAVDPIQSVGEIAKRYDCWFHIDAAYGGAGIFSPKLQPLFQGCELADSITFNPQKWLWVARTCAMLIVKDKQHLIDGFDGELPYMDDHTLNFGNLNLQGTRRTDSLKLWIALRAMGISGCRYLVERSLTLADNLRQRVEASPELKLVCEPTLNIICLKSNNPNLSSALLRQKWIDDGKLWLSLPLWKGDRILKAVVLHPYAG
- the nrdR gene encoding transcriptional regulator NrdR, which produces MLCPFCQHTDSRVLESRSAEAGSSIRRRRECLSCQRRFTTYERIEFVPITVLKRDGVSESFDRSKLLRGMIRACEKTGVSQTTLESIIDEIEAQLQTRDRHQVSSVEIGEMVLQYLQDINEVAYVRFASVYRQFRGVRDFAEALNYFDAK
- a CDS encoding LapA family protein encodes the protein MTRSPFASKSQTNNSKKNAGTLPIMPLLILGIGITLIAAVIIQNLQPVVQIFFLGQKTIPIPLSMAMLIAFMSGGFIAFVCNAIASWQQNMTIRRAIVAAGYDKETQKEQVKSTNSANNYPQDKAQSQDNQDLEDDEFYDEDEDDELEEDEDLYEEEEDEDPDTVPYGDRKNLKPAKLNREKRDRPPLEAKYIR